In Choloepus didactylus isolate mChoDid1 chromosome 6, mChoDid1.pri, whole genome shotgun sequence, one DNA window encodes the following:
- the LOC119537808 gene encoding olfactory receptor 4C11-like, with the protein MMNKSVDEFILLGLTQDARKQKAIFGVFLILYLATLLGNFLIVVTIKASQTLGSPMYFFLFYLSFADACFSTTTAPRLIVDAIVQKKFISYNECMTQVFVAHFFGAMEIFVLILMAFDRYVAICKPLQHTTIMSQCVCGVLVILAWVGSCIHSLAQLFLALRLHFCGSNIIDHFFCDLQPLMKLACMDTYVINLLVVSNSGVICTVSFIILLISYAVILYSLRNHSAEGRRKALSTCTSHFMVVVIFFGPCIFIYTRPPTTFSVDKTVAVFYTIGAPLLNPLIYTLRNAEVKNAMKKLWCSR; encoded by the coding sequence ATGATGAATAAGAGTGTGGATGAATTCATTCTGTTGGGGTTGACACAGGATGCCAGAAAGCAGAAAGCAATATTTGGGGTCTTCTTGATTCTTTACCTTGCAACTCTTTTGGGAAACTTTCTGATCGTGGTGACTATTAAGGCAAGTCAGACACTTGGGAgccccatgtacttctttctcttctacctgtCCTTTGCTGATGCTTGCTTCTCTACAACCACAGCCCCCAGGTTGATTGTGGATGCCATTGTTCAGAAAAAGTTCATTTCCTACAATGAGTGCATGACTCAGGTCTTCGTAGCCCATTTCTTTGGGGCCATGGAGATATTTGTGCTCATTCTCATGGCCTTTGATCGTTATGTGGCCATTTGTAAACCCCTGCAACACACAACCATCATGAGTCAGTGTGTCTGTGGTGTGTTGGTGATTCTGGCTTGGGTGGGATCTTGTATACATTCTTTAGCACAGCTTTTCCTAGCTTTGAGATTGCATTTCTGTGGCTCCAATATTATTGATCATTTTTTCTGTGACTTGCAGCCCTTGATGAAACTTGCCTGCATGGACACTTATGTGATAAATTTGTTAGTTGTGTCTAATAGTGGAGTTATATGCACAGTGAGCTTCATAATATTGCTTATCTCCTATGCAGTTATTTTATATTCCCTGAGAAATCACAGTGCAGAAGGAAGGCGCAAAGCTCTCTCTACCTGTACATCTCATTTTATGGTGGTTGTCATATTTTTTGGGCCATGTATATTCATATACACACGCCCACCAACAACATTTTCAGTGGACAAGACAGTGGCTGTGTTTTACACAATTGGGGCACCCTTGCTTAACCCTCTGATCTATACACtgagaaatgcagaagtgaaAAATGCCATGAAAAAGTTATGGTGTAGCAGGTGA